A single genomic interval of Adhaeribacter pallidiroseus harbors:
- the trxA gene encoding thioredoxin, producing MPKKSFQELIQAPGMPVLVDFYADWCGPCKTMAPILEQVAKNHSGKVKVIKINVDHNQAVAQQYRVQGIPTLILFYQGRILWRQSGVVPAQQLHQIIEQQVANVA from the coding sequence ATGCCGAAAAAATCGTTTCAGGAATTAATCCAGGCACCCGGTATGCCCGTTTTGGTAGATTTTTACGCCGATTGGTGCGGACCTTGTAAAACCATGGCTCCTATTCTGGAACAGGTTGCTAAAAACCACTCCGGTAAAGTAAAAGTAATTAAAATAAACGTGGATCATAACCAGGCGGTAGCGCAACAATATCGGGTTCAGGGTATTCCTACGCTCATCTTGTTTTACCAAGGGCGTATTCTGTGGCGGCAATCGGGAGTGGTTCCGGCCCAGCAGCTCCACCAGATTATTGAGCAACAGGTAGCCAATGTGGCGTAA
- a CDS encoding SixA phosphatase family protein, whose protein sequence is MKKIVLTVTLILSFWLIYLPGQASNTFPFQQNKSQITVVYLVRHAEKVTANPNEQDPDLTSAGYARAQALQKYLQNTPIDGFLASPYKRTRLTLEPLAAGREISTYPAHGYAALKKLINEKYAGKTVIVAGHSNTLLDIIETLGAAKPVPAIADAKYDYIFKITLRPGKKAKVETATFGTPTS, encoded by the coding sequence ATGAAAAAGATTGTATTGACTGTTACGCTTATACTGAGTTTTTGGCTGATTTACCTGCCGGGACAGGCGAGTAACACGTTTCCGTTTCAGCAAAATAAATCGCAAATTACGGTAGTGTACCTGGTACGCCACGCCGAGAAAGTTACGGCTAACCCCAACGAGCAAGACCCCGATCTAACTTCAGCCGGTTATGCGCGGGCACAAGCTTTACAGAAATACTTGCAAAACACACCCATCGATGGTTTTTTAGCTTCGCCTTACAAACGCACCCGGCTTACCTTAGAACCTTTAGCCGCCGGGCGCGAAATTAGTACCTACCCGGCCCATGGCTACGCGGCTTTAAAAAAACTCATCAACGAGAAATATGCGGGCAAAACCGTGATTGTAGCGGGCCACAGCAATACCTTGCTGGATATTATTGAAACCTTGGGCGCCGCTAAGCCGGTACCAGCCATTGCTGATGCCAAGTACGATTATATTTTTAAGATAACTTTGCGGCCTGGTAAAAAGGCCAAAGTAGAAACTGCCACCTTCGGAACGCCCACTTCTTAG